A single window of Labeo rohita strain BAU-BD-2019 chromosome 4, IGBB_LRoh.1.0, whole genome shotgun sequence DNA harbors:
- the LOC127164494 gene encoding uncharacterized protein LOC127164494, giving the protein MKENSSYSQSFMLSLMRGSRPSFFLVWSRPHSIHPAVREGIREHIQSFPRQPNHYSRMKGDVEREYLSPDLNLLRMYRLYKENNPSSTAKFWLYRDIFKQQNLSFGQPRSDTCAKCDALFSKLTAATTDGERLKIATESELHHRKAEKAYTQLQADTEWAKANKDCHVICIDMQGVVYTPNLTHSNVYYQRQLANYNLCIQEMGTDNPPTMCLWHEGIAHRGSIEVASCLLKWVETSFAPLVHAKERKLIIYSDRCCGQNNNWRVLNLMALLVSRRYFSQIEQKFMVSGHSFLPCDRSFATLEKRRKVSTLYTPSNVAEMIHGARQQHPFKVIEMACADFRQLPDSTLKRPPGLLITSMMWLKVTASLYEGWKTWLITKQRKNQPPPAPLFSSTYARAYEDPLPVKKEKYHDLMSMLAYMPVEAQAFYETLECEE; this is encoded by the exons gCCTCATAGCATTCATCCTGCAGTGAGAGAGGGAATAAGAGAGCATATCCAGAGCTTCCCACGCCAACCGAACCACTACTCACGGATGAAGGGAGATGTGGAGAGGGAGTACCTGAGCCCTGATTTAAACCTGCTCCGCATGTATCGCCTCTACAAGGAAAATAATCCATCATCTACTGCAAAGTTCTGGCTCTACAGGGACATCTTCAAGCAGCAGAACCTCAGTTTTGGGCAGCCAAGAAGTGACACCTGTGCAAAATGTGATGCCCTGTTCTCAAAATTAACAGCTGCAACAACAGATGGAGAAAGGCTGAAGATTGCAACTGAAAGTGAGCTTCATCACCGTAAAGCTGAAAAAGCATATACCCAGTTGCAGGCTGACACAGAGTGGGCCAAAGCCAATAAAGACTGCCATGTCATTTGTATTGACATGCAGGGGGTAGTGTACACACCAAACCTGACACATTCCAACGTGTACTATCAACGGCAGTTGGCCAACTACAACCTTTGTATCCAGGAGATGGGCACTGACAATCCTCCTACAATGTGCCTCTGGCATGAGGGCATCGCTCACAGAGGTTCCATTGAGGTAGCAAGCTGTCTTTTGAAGTGGGTAGAAACATCTTTTGCTCCCCTTGTCCATGCAAAGGAACGGAAGCTCATTATCTATAGTGACCGATGCTGTGGGCAGAACAACAACTGGCGAGTCCTAAACCTAATGGCCCTGCTCGTGTCCAGACGTTATTTCAGTCAGATAGAGCAGAAGTTCATGGTATCTGGTCACTCCTTCCTTCCCTGTGACCGTTCCTTTGCCACACTGGAGAAGAGGCGTAAGGTGTCCACACTCTACACCCCCAGCAATGTCGCTGAGATGATCCATGGAGCCAGGCAACAGCATCCATTCAAAGTCATAGAGATGGCATGTGCAGACTTCAGGCAGCTCCCTGACTCAACACTAAAGCGTCCACCTGGCTTACTAATCACATCCATGATGTGGTTGAAAGTGACag CCAGTCTCTATGAGGGATGGAAGACCTGGCTGATCACCAAACAGAGGAAGAATCAACCACCTCCAGCTCCCTTGTTCTCCAGCACATATGCTCGAGCTTACGAGGACCCTCTCCCTGTCAAGAAGGAGAAGTACCATGACCTTATGTCAATGCTAGCCTACATGCCAGTGGAGGCCCAAGCATTTTATGAGACACTAGAATGTGAAGAGTAG